In candidate division KSB1 bacterium, one genomic interval encodes:
- a CDS encoding gamma-glutamyl-gamma-aminobutyrate hydrolase family protein: MNLPKHTMNGNGQRPAARPWIGITPGYAGPDPTRGFVKFGDLNFCDLNYARRVERAGGLPLILAHAHEDQERQIAQLAAALDGLLLTGGDDVHPRHYDQEWFDAGIPPAGQRDEFELPLTRAFLATGKPILGICRGIQLVNVAMGGTLVQDIPHFVGPTHHSQSAQSGVPTHEVHLAEGCRLARVFRGLTINVNSHHHQAVDRVAEGFRVVGCSEEGIVEVIEHESHPYLIGVQWHPERLGVADPLHQELFDDFVQACREPGYER, translated from the coding sequence ATGAATCTGCCGAAGCACACTATGAATGGAAACGGCCAACGGCCTGCTGCTCGCCCCTGGATCGGAATCACGCCCGGCTATGCGGGACCGGACCCGACTCGCGGTTTTGTGAAGTTTGGCGACCTGAATTTCTGCGACTTGAACTACGCGCGCCGGGTCGAGCGCGCAGGGGGTCTGCCCTTGATTCTGGCGCACGCTCACGAGGATCAGGAGCGGCAGATCGCGCAACTGGCCGCGGCGCTTGACGGCCTGCTATTAACCGGCGGCGACGACGTGCATCCCCGGCACTATGATCAGGAGTGGTTTGACGCGGGTATCCCGCCCGCCGGCCAGCGTGATGAGTTCGAGCTTCCGCTGACGCGCGCGTTTCTCGCAACGGGCAAACCGATTCTCGGCATCTGTCGCGGGATTCAGCTTGTGAATGTGGCGATGGGGGGGACGCTCGTGCAGGACATCCCACACTTTGTCGGCCCGACTCATCATTCGCAGAGTGCGCAATCCGGCGTTCCCACTCACGAGGTGCATCTCGCCGAAGGCTGCCGTCTCGCGCGGGTCTTCCGTGGCCTGACGATCAATGTGAACAGCCATCATCATCAGGCGGTGGATCGCGTCGCGGAGGGCTTTCGGGTCGTCGGTTGCTCGGAAGAGGGCATCGTCGAGGTGATCGAACACGAGAGTCATCCCTACTTGATCGGCGTGCAGTGGCATCCGGAGCGGCTGGGCGTTGCAGACCCCCTGCATCAGGAGCTGTTTGACGATTTTGTGCAGGCCTGCCGGGAGCCAGGGTATGAGCGCTGA
- the holA gene encoding DNA polymerase III subunit delta — protein MSAESARTPTVEKLLSDARKGNAPAVAFLVGSEDFLLRQALAEYLAVIAPPDVRDFDFTQLRGESVDGNTLYNALTTLPFMAPKRVVVLDDALKLDEAPGARLAKYLSSPSPSTLLVMVQVTDPGNRPPAIPTGKLFVLRFDGLREPERIAWAVDFCKRHGKSLSREASQYLIESSSAELTDLSAKLVMAILYVGDVEEITPATLLRVSGVTSEFTVFNLTDAILKGQRGEACRMAKSLLDGGEALLGLLGFQRRFLIKLWQVGSVDRHSKGADLEARKKAILGGQAWKSHEFTARARALGEQGLRRAVSGLLDVEILAKNRSGESGARARYFEWLYETCRPAGSTSEPKFRNRSILLSA, from the coding sequence ATGAGCGCTGAATCTGCGCGGACGCCGACGGTTGAGAAGCTGCTCAGCGATGCGCGCAAGGGCAACGCTCCGGCAGTGGCATTCCTCGTCGGCAGTGAGGATTTCTTACTCCGTCAGGCGCTGGCGGAATACCTCGCGGTCATTGCTCCTCCGGACGTGCGCGATTTCGACTTCACTCAGTTGCGCGGCGAAAGCGTGGACGGCAATACGCTTTACAATGCGTTGACCACGCTGCCGTTTATGGCGCCGAAGCGCGTGGTAGTGCTGGACGATGCGCTGAAGCTGGACGAAGCTCCGGGAGCGCGGCTGGCGAAGTACTTGAGTTCGCCTTCGCCCTCGACGTTGCTTGTAATGGTGCAGGTCACAGATCCCGGCAACCGGCCACCGGCGATACCCACGGGCAAGCTCTTCGTATTACGGTTCGACGGACTGCGGGAGCCAGAGCGGATTGCCTGGGCGGTGGATTTCTGCAAGCGTCATGGAAAGTCGTTGTCTCGCGAAGCCTCGCAATACCTAATCGAGTCTTCATCGGCGGAGTTGACCGATCTGTCGGCGAAACTTGTAATGGCGATTTTGTATGTCGGGGATGTGGAGGAAATCACTCCGGCGACGTTGCTCCGGGTCTCCGGGGTTACTTCCGAGTTTACGGTGTTCAATCTCACGGACGCCATTTTGAAGGGTCAGCGCGGAGAGGCATGCCGCATGGCAAAATCACTGCTGGATGGCGGCGAGGCGTTGCTGGGTCTGTTGGGTTTCCAACGCCGTTTCTTGATCAAGTTATGGCAAGTTGGTTCGGTTGATCGCCACTCGAAGGGGGCGGATCTTGAGGCGCGGAAGAAGGCGATCCTTGGCGGGCAAGCGTGGAAAAGTCATGAGTTTACGGCTCGGGCGAGGGCCTTGGGCGAGCAGGGCTTGAGGCGCGCCGTGAGCGGGTTGTTGGATGTCGAGATTCTGGCAAAAAATCGGTCCGGCGAGTCCGGCGCGCGTGCCAGATATTTTGAATGGCTGTATGAAACCTGCCGTCCGGCAGGCAGCACCTCGGAACCCAAGTTCAGGAACAGGAGTATCTTACTTAGCGCATGA
- a CDS encoding undecaprenyl-diphosphate phosphatase, with the protein MSYLDAILLGVLQGITEFLPISSDGHLVVVQQLLGFEHSLLAFDVFIHLGTLLAVVIYYRREIASIAAGFFRREGGDAARRLVGLIVLASIPTALIGLGLKALVEDLNTSALAAALGWLVTGLVLLSTERAKHTPRSMTDIRALDALLIGIAQGIAVLPGVSRSGSTVAVGMFRGIRAGEAANFSFLMSIPAVAGAALLEAGDLNGVASDEWPVYIVGGITAGIVGYLAIWGLLKLLARRVIKPFGWYCIAAAAVTLMTIGVRAG; encoded by the coding sequence GTGAGCTACCTTGACGCGATTCTGCTCGGGGTTCTGCAGGGGATCACCGAGTTCCTGCCCATCTCGAGTGACGGCCACCTCGTCGTCGTGCAGCAACTCCTGGGGTTTGAGCACTCGCTGCTGGCGTTCGACGTCTTCATTCATCTCGGCACCTTGCTCGCCGTGGTCATTTACTATCGCCGCGAGATCGCGTCGATTGCGGCGGGGTTCTTCCGGCGCGAGGGCGGTGACGCGGCTCGTCGGCTGGTCGGCCTGATTGTCCTGGCGTCGATTCCCACTGCGCTGATTGGCTTGGGATTGAAGGCCTTGGTCGAGGACCTGAACACTTCGGCGCTCGCCGCGGCGCTCGGCTGGCTGGTCACCGGGCTCGTCTTGTTGAGCACCGAACGGGCCAAACATACTCCTCGCTCAATGACCGATATTCGGGCGCTTGACGCGCTGTTGATCGGTATTGCTCAAGGTATTGCGGTGTTGCCGGGTGTGTCCCGGTCCGGTTCAACGGTCGCGGTGGGCATGTTCCGCGGTATTCGCGCGGGGGAGGCCGCGAATTTCTCCTTTTTGATGTCGATTCCGGCGGTCGCGGGCGCGGCCCTGCTTGAAGCCGGGGATCTGAACGGCGTCGCCTCCGACGAGTGGCCCGTGTACATTGTCGGCGGGATCACGGCGGGAATTGTGGGCTATCTGGCGATCTGGGGACTGTTGAAACTCCTTGCTCGCCGTGTGATCAAGCCGTTTGGCTGGTATTGTATCGCCGCGGCGGCGGTAACGCTGATGACAATCGGAGTTCGCGCTGGATGA